The Fusarium falciforme chromosome 10, complete sequence DNA segment AATGGATCATGGTGTGGACATAGTTCTGATAGTCGGTCAGACCAGCGAAAATCTGGTCCCAGCGAACCTGAGTCTTCTTCGTTCGATCTCGAACTTGGAGACGTTCGACGGCATATGTGGCATCCTGCTCGGACAGGTATTTTGCCTTGGCGGGAGAGTCTGCCAGGAAGAACCAGGTGACCAAGGAAAAGAGGACTGTAGGTGCACCCTCTGTAATGTGTGAGTTAGCCATGCAGTCTAGAGTGAGGTGATTGTGGACATACCAATAATGAAAAGGTACCTCCAAGGCTCCAAGGAGCCCTTGATGTGGGTAATTCCATAGGCCAAAGCAGATGCAAAGCAGTTGGCCAAAGGTGACATTCCCAGAAGCAGGGAAACGCGAAAACCAAGTTCCTTGCGCTTATAGAACAATGACAGGAAATAAGGGGCACCGGCACCAAATGCTGCCTCAAAGATGCCAAGGAGGGCACGAGTAGCAATGAGGCCACCAAGGTTCTGAGAAGCACCAGAGCACATTGCAGCAGTTCCCCAGCTGGGAGGTGAATAGTCAGTGTCAGAAGTCTTGCTGGGTGCTAGACTGAATAAGGAGTTTTACTCACAGAACGCAAAGTACAGCAACGTATTTGCTGGCGGGCAAGATCTTCCAGAACAAGTTTGTCCATTCGAACGCGACATAGCAAATGTAAAACGCGTTGAGAACCCAGGACCAATCCGAGTCACTGAGTCCGAGATCCTCCTTGGCACCAGCGGCTTTGGCATTTCCGATATTTCCTCGATCGAGATAGGACAAGACGTAAAGGCAACAAACGATGggaaggaggcggcgatCGAACTACGCAGATAGTTAGTAGATTGTTGTCCAAGTGCATCTTTGTTACATACCGTTCGCCGAATTCTCGCGTTCGCTTCTTCGGGAACTTCAACATGGGGCTGCTCTTCGCGTACTCCATGTTCGAGCTCCTCCGCGTTCAGGGACATCTTTCGGTCCACAGATGACTGGTCCATTGTAGTGGTGGACTGCTTGAGGCAGCAGCAACGTGAAATGAAGAAGAGATGTTCAgacttgatgatgacgggATTGCAAGATGGATAGTGCGAAGGACCAGGACGGGTTTTAGTAGATATCAGGCCGAGTGATATGTTTAGGTGTTTCGATCTAACTGCTGATAGATGCCGTCACTCTCCGAGGATGGTTCGTGGCCCAAGCCCCTTTGATCTCATCTCGGTCCATCCTTGCTAAACGCGGGGACCCCGCATACCCCAGGATCTTCAGGGAGGATGGCTCCGCATCTCCGAGCGGCGGCGCCATTCCCGAGCGCGTCGGTATCCGGCACTTTCCAGTACTATCCGAGAGCTCCATCGTTATCCGAAGCATTACGGAGGTGGTACCTTTGCAGGTTCGATCGAGCCCCAGGTATATAACCTGTTCTTTGACATCATTTCCAGGTTTCTTATCATCATCCAGCTCAACATCACTTCATCAATTGACCTCAATCATCACTCAAAGCCACAATGTCCAAGTCCATCGTCAACACTACCCCTTATCCCTTCCAGTTCTCCGCTCCAACTCTAGAGAAGTCTGGCAAGCCCGGCCAAATTGAAGATGTGTCTGGTACATTGAAGAATGTCCGAGGTAAGATTCCGTCGATCCAGGCATCGGCCCTTCGCACCATGATGCTTGAGGCCCACCGGGATCCGACCAAAATTCTTGCCCACTGCTGCAGTTACGATGGTCTCTCCTCGCGCCTAGTCGAAGAGGCAGGTTTCCCAATGGTGTTCCTCGCTGGATATCCCGTGTCGAGTGCCTACGGTCTTCCTGACACTGGCTACATTGCGATGGCGGAGATGTGCGACAAGATCCAAGAGGCTGTCCGACAGGTTTCCGTTCCTGTTATGGCCGATGGAGACACCGGTTACGGCAGCCCTCTCAACGTCAAGAGGACAGTGGAGAGCTACGCTCTTGCCGGCGCCGCTGGAGTTATGATTGAGGATCAAACGTGGCCGAAGCGTAAGTGCTCAATACTGTTTTTAGCTCCAATTTAGCCACCCGAAGCTAATTTTCACAGGCTGCGGCCACACCAAGGGAAAGTCTGTTGTGTCTCGAGGTGAGGCATATGCTCGCATTCAAGCAGCTTGCGACGCCCGTGACCAAGGCAGGGATATCTTTGTTCTTGCCCGAACAGATGCCTTGATTCATGGGTGGGAGGAGGCTCTCAGCCGTGCCAAGGAGTTCAAGCGGATCGGCGTTGATGCCGTGTTCGTCGAAGCCCTTCCTGATCGCGAATCTATGCGTCGTTGCGTCGAGGAAGTTGGCATTCCTACCTTTGCGAACAGTGAGTGGCTATCTGCATAACTTCCAAAATAATCTCTGACAGCTGACTTAAAACTTCCAGTCATTGAGGGTGGCAAGACCGAGAATCTGTCAGCAAAGGATCTTGCTGAGCTGGGTTTCTGCGCTGTCGCTTACCCCTGGACGCTCGTTGCTGCGAAGCTCAAGAGTATTCGCGAAACATTggaggagctgaagaagagTATGACTGTCGGAAAGCCGCCATTGATTCTTTCCTATAGCGAGGTCTGTGAAGGTGTCGGCTTCAACAAGTACTGGGATTTGGAGGACAGATACAAGTTCAAGGAGGATGGTTTGGTCAACGACCCTGCGAACGGTAGTGCTTGATTGCACAGAAGTCTACATATCTAGTTAGACACTTAGAAGGCATGTGATCCTTCGGATGAGAGGCAAtagggtaaaaaaaaaaaaaagaatacaCAAATCACTTCAACTGCTGGATTGATAGGTTGAGATATGCCCTTTACGGCTACCATGCGTACCACTCGGTAGCTTGTTACTCTTCTCCTGAATTTTGATAATCAATTTAAATGTATTCCAGGCATGAAGATTAAGCGGATCATCGAAGTCAGATGAACACTTGGCTGTACAGTGCATAGCGATGATTATGAAGCTCGCCTTTGCGTCTTAGGACCAGATGAACACTTGCGACTGATACGATTTACTGGCCGGCAAGAAATAGTATACATTTGATTGCTacaagaaataataatacaaTCTTAAGCTTTGAGAATGGTGGTGGACTCGGCACAAGAAAAACATTCACTTTTTCCTAGTAGAGGAAGTGCCAGACGCAACACCAGCAAATAGAGTTATACCAGTCGAAAGGGTCAACTTAATCTACTACAAAGTTAGTCCAGCTGATAATCTCAATTATCAAATTGGAACGTGGTATAGAACTGAACCGACCGCAGGGGAGCTGCGCTGCCTGCGTATCAGCAAGACGTGTATTCTTTCatctaggttaagttatAGTTTTACCTTTTGCGAGTCTTTTCCTGTTCTGGACTACGCACGTGCTGATGACGCCCGCCGTTTTCACTTTAAATTTAAGGTTAGTATGTAGGTCTCTGGGTAGGGTAAGAGCACGTCATGCAGTCTGCGAATCCGGAAGGCACGACTGTGCCGTTGTGGTAGTATATTTAATCTTCCGAAGAACTTCATCACTAATGTTAATCCAACACACAAAGAAATTTACAAAAACAATAACTCAGCAACAAAGCTGAACAGAGTTGGCAGAATGAACAATGCCAGGAGGCACTTCGAGCACCGTACCTACGGGTCCCAGTCCCCGTTCCAGCTCATACCTTCTTAATTCATTGCTCGTCATTTCAACCAACGCAATTGTAATCCATACTTGATTGATGGCTATTTTTCTTTGTTTCCCGGATCGACATTAGCAAGCGAGTTTGGAAGACGGAAGACGAACAACAGATGGCGACTGAGGGGACCTCCGCAGCCCCCTTTCTTCCAAGCAATGGCGCGGGGGGTCATCAACCATGAGAATGTGGCAGACATCAAGGTTCTACGTAGTATTTGTAAGCCTAGCGCCAGAGCTACCCAATAGCTTAAGCGCCGGTGTCATGGCATCCCTTGGCAGTATTCAGCTCGGCACCAAGATTTACGGGTCAAGGGATAGCTGCTTGCAATAGCCGACGTCGACGTGACCCAAGACGGCAGGCCAACTCGTATGCCTCCTAGAAACCGAAACCCGGTGGAAGTTTAAACCGCCTTGCATGTGAATTGGCTCCAGCAAGGATACCCAAGTATAGTGCGCAGCCCCGATATGGACAATGCGCCCGAAGCACGCGATAACGCTCGAGATAGGTGTTCTTTATTAGATCAACTAATCGGTAGGTGAAATCTTTCGGCAATCATGCGACTGATCACCCACTTGCCAGATCGACAATGGCTTTTCCCACAATGGGACCCTCCCGTTGAGGTGATCGGCGGCTTTTCCCCTTGCGAGTAATCCTCCGTTCTAGGCGTGAACAAAAGGGCCCAGGGGCGGGGCTTCCCGTGTTCGCTAGTCAAAACGAGAAGGAGCTTAATATGGACGGAAAGGAACCATATCGCTTGGCCTTTGACTTTGACTCGCGGGGCTTTAGCATTAACATAGGCATTAAGGGCATTTTCCCTGTAGTGGCGGAGGAGTCCGCCGACAAAGGAACTTTTTCCTTtgcctttcttttcttgattTACTATTCGTTCCCCGTGACCAGCGATTTGATAAGCCGTGACTGGTGGAAAGGGACATTCAGCCGAGAAAATGTGACTCGGAAAAGGCCCCGGCATTCTTCATGGATTAGACCTATGTAACAGGATGGAACGCCGGGCACGATTTCATCATCTCTTGGCATCTACTACTGTGATGATTCTATGCTGCACTATTACCTTCCCTACTTGGATATGCCGGCCATACACCGTTTAGGAAGCTGAGTGAAGCAGGATAACAAGTTGCAAGGCTATTGCAGCATCACGCAAGATATTGCTCAAGATACGGATGAATTTAGTCTTACGACGTTCCTCAAGATGCCAAGAAGGTTGGATTATCAAGTATAAATATGTTGGTAAACACCCAGTTTCTTTGATTCAATCCTCTCCAGGCTCTCAGTCCAtcgcatcatcatcctctctgCTCTTCaatcttcatcatggctagCTTTCGTCGTCTCGCGCTCTTCCTCGGAGCCCTGCTCCCCGCTGCCCTAGCTGCACCTGTTGACGGTCCAGTTAGACGCCAGGAAGCCGCCGCTATCCCCAACAAGTACATCATCACTCTCAAGCCCGAGGCTTCCGACAGCAAGATCTCTGCTCATCTTGACTGGGTTGGAGATGTCCACCGCCGCAGCCTGTCCAAGCGTGACACTGCCGGTGTTGAGGAGACCTACAACATCAGCAACTGGAACGCCTATGCTGGCGAGTTTGACGACGCGACCATTGAAGAGATCAAGAACAGCCCTGAGGTAATCTCATAACTACGCATgacatcatcatctcaaGCTAACAAAATCAGGTTGCCTTTGTTGAGCCGGACTATGAAGCCTATCTCTGGGTCGAAGAGTCCAGTGAGCTGTCTGACCGTGCTCTTACCACTCAGACTGGTGCCACCTGGGGTCTTGGTACGATCTCTCACCGCACCTCCGGCTCTACCAGCTACATCTATGACACCTctgctggctctggctcttaTGCCTATGTTGTGGACAGTGGTGTCCAGGTTGGACACTCCCAGTTCGGCAGCCGCGCCTCTCTTGGTTTCAACGCCTTCTCTGGCGCTCACACTGATACCCTTGGTCACGGCACTCACGTCGCTGGTACTATCGCCGGCTCCACCTATGGTGTTGCCAAGCAGGTCAGTTAACCCTGCATCCCATATATAGTTGCATAATTAACACTTTCCTTAGGCCAACATCATCTCCGTCAAGGTCTTCCAGGGCAACCAGGGatccacctccaccattcTGTCTGGCTTCAACTGGGCTGTGAACGACATCACCTCCAAGAGCCGCCAGGGTCGCTCCGTAATTAACCTGTCTCTCGGTATGTCTATCCCTTCTCATGATAATTGACATCAACGCTAATAACCAATTAGGTGGCCAGTCTTCGCAGACTTGGATCTCCGCCATCACTGCTGCTTACAACTCGGGTGTTCTCTCTGTTGTTGCTGCCGGCAATGGCGACGACTTCGGCAACCCTCTCCCTGTCTCCAGCCAGTCTCCAGCCAACGCTCCCAACGCGCTGACCGTCGGTGCCATTGACTCCAGCTGGCGCCCTGCTTCCTTCACCAACTATGGTATGTATCTTCTGCGAGGTCTTCCTATCCGAATGGATGCTTACTTTTGACCAAAATAGGCCCCGGTGTTGATATCCACGCTCCTGGTGTTGCGATTCAGTCCGCTTGGATCGGCTCCAATACTGCCACTCGCACCATCGACGGTACTTCCATGGCTGCTCCCCACGTTGCGGGTCTCGCTCTTTACCTCCAGGTTCTCGAGGGCCTCAGTACCCCTGCTGCCGTCACCAACCGAATCAAGGCTCTCGGCACTTCCGGCCGTATCACCGGTACTCTCAATGGCAGCCCCAACCTTGTTGCCTACAACGGCAACGGTGCTTAAATCTGAGACAGGGCTGTTGGATGCTTGGCGTGTTTCCAGATGCAAGTTGGGTTCTGATAGCTTGCTCTATCTTGGGAAAATTACCAGTTTCCAGATGATATTGGGTCAGACAAAAGCAACTGGCTTGACACAATTAGTACATAGTTAGCCAGAAAATAGATCCGCTCTCACATCTATCCTTTTCAAGTCTTTGCAAGTTCTCCTCAGCATAATGCGCTATTTTTAGGGGTTGCTAGACCTCAGAGAACATCTATGATTCATCGCCCAGGTGCTAGGTTAGTAGTCACGAGGGAGTAAAGAGGGTGATAAAACCTTGATTATGTTTCTTCGCTCTTTTTCTAGTCCGGATCATGCCCTCCTATTTCTTTCATGTTCTCTACCATCCAGCTAATCTATCTTTTGCGCACAAAGACACAGCACAGGATGTGTTTCTCATTCCCGCGAGAGTGGAGAGTTGGGTGCCACCATCGTACTCTCGAGCGCGTTCAATCGCATTGCAAAACCAAATATGCTCCCCCGAGTATTCCAAGTATTCCAAGTCTTGAGCCATTCTCGTATACGTACACTGCCAACTCTTTCTCTATGCTTCGCGAGATATTCAAGATTATTTACCAAGTCAAGTCTTGCGATCATTCCACGGGATGACAGGCAACTCTGGCCAAAACCCTTTCCAGCGTGCCACCTTCTTTTCGTATACTGCCTCCGTCATTATCTGCTGGTTCGGTCGCACGGTGAGGCTGAACATGTCTGAGAACCCCCACGGCGCGAAAATGTCCCACTCTCCGTCATCCCTCAGCCGGACGGCAATAAGCGCCGAATTGGTGCCCCATGTGCTGATTGAAGCCTCGGAGGACTTGTGCTGTGGGCATGGTGCACCAAACTTCTTTTCGTACCAGAGATGCACTCGAGCTTGATTGCGGATTTCAACCTCGACTGGGATGTCGGCGAAAAGTTTCTCgccggccttgatgatggtgttctCGGCTTCCCATGACAGATCAGATGCATCAAAATAGATCAAGTCATAGTCGTCAATGCCATTTTCAGGGTCCCGATTCGTCATGACATTCCACACAGTCTGTGTGAGGGCACCAGCGGCGAGGTACCACCCGGGGAGTTTCATCGAAGCAGCGCGTGTAAGGACAGTCATGAGTGTCTTGTTGCGTTCCAAGGCTTCGCGGAATCGCGAAATCTGTTCATTGATTGGTAACAGACTGGCTTCCATGGTTTCGTGAGTTGCGGGCTTCAGGCGGAATGTGAAAGAGGTATGGTTGTTCCAGAAGTGAGGGAGGTGCGTGAGCAATGTCTTCCCCTCTCGTCTTACGAATAGCACGTGACAGAGTGACTCAATCCTGTCGGTCGCTGCAAGCGATAAGAACAAAATAAGCTGAGGAATGTGGGACTTAATCACGCCTTTCGTTAAAGCAGTGGGATGAGATCTCTTCTCATCTAGACAGAGAATGGTCTTAGTCGATGTGAGGACAAGGAAATAACGTCGAGTAACTATGCCATAGCAGGAGTATTATGGCGACATGCATAAAACGCTCATATGAGGCATTTCCTTCTTAGCAATAATAAGTGAAGTGAGTAATCAGAATTGTGTCAGTTTGGTTCGACGTCAACTAATCCGAAATACCTACACGTATCGTTGCGTGGTTTTTCTTCTAGCCACTATCTTTGAGTTGGTCATGAGCAATATTTCCACTCTGGGCGTAGAGAATACCATCTCATGGTATTTCTCAGTGCGGAATGAATGAGAACAAAGTTTTTTATGTCAAATGTCGAGCAATCTATTCAAATGGCGATAACTAGAGTCGTTCAAGATTCTCACATAATCTCAACTCGCCTAACTCCTCCTCAAACCCATATGACAGACAACAGTTCCGGATCAACCCTACACTCACAGGCAGCTCAAGTGTTTCGGTAAGTCCCTCGGTCGCCAATTCCACATTTCTGCCCAGTAATCGAATTAGGCTGTCGACAGAGTCTTGCGCTCGCGGTTCCAGAAGGACCTCAAAACGAACAACATGGCCACCATACACACATCGAGGGCAATAGTCCAGTTATATCCGATGAGATATCGCGGTGCATCGACTGTCTTCCAAACGCTAGTGAAAATTAGTAACGTCCTAGAGACGAGCAGGGGTATGGATGACGACTTTCAATAATGGCAGCCAGGCTCCGAATGTGTTCCCAATAGTATTCATGCTGCTAATGACGATGGCACGCTCCTCGGCGTTTCCAGCGCATATTTCATTAGCCCATGCATAAATCACAGCAGCAATGCCGTCTGCGGACCCTGCaaggaagaaggcaaagaacTTCAGCCCAGTAGGAACATGCCAAATCGCAAGGACGATGCTCGCAAAGATATTGAGGAACGCAGTACCAGCAATGAGTGAAACTTTGGCGTCATAGGCATCAGAAAGAATGCCACAGATAATAGATGAGACGATGGTAACGGCCGGCGAAACCGTCGTGATAGTGTTGATCGACTCCACGCCGTAGCCTTCGGCTTTGAGCCAAAGTGCCAGTCCACTCTGACTTGAGACGCCGTCGGcttgggagaagaagaatgcAAAGGACACAAGCACCCAGAAATGCCACCCAGACAAGACGTTACGGATGACCGGGATAGTGAGAGGTTTCGGAGGCTCTCTGTGCTCCGAGGCCATACGCTCACGAGCCAACTGAATCTCGCGTTCTGTCAAGATTCCTGGTTTGCTCTTGTTCGGATGGCTAGGGAGTGCGACAAAGCCCAGGACGGCGACTGGGATAGTGCACGCAAAACCTGCCCGAAGTTAGCTTTGTAGACGCAAACCAACCCTCGACGGTCAACCGACAGATAATGTAGAGCCATCGCCAGCCTTCGATGCCATGCCTTCCATTCAAGCTTGAGTAAGCGCCGCTCTGAATGTACCCAGAGCTCATACTCCCGACTTGGCTGGCAATAAAGAATAGAGCTCCCCGACGACTCAGCTCTGATCTCTTATACCAGCATCCTAGGTACCACTGAACCGCAGGAAAGAAGAGGCTGCCTGCAGCACCCACAAAGAACCGAATGACGTATAGTTGTTGCACGTTGGTGACTTTGTATTGCACAAGAGTGAGAACACCCCAGATGAGGTCTGCACCAGGGATAAAGTAGGTGGCCGAGAAGCGCGTCATCTACAAGATGCATTAGAATGGCCATTTAGACATATGTGTTGCCAGTCATACCAAAACCGTGAGAGGAACCTGGAGTGTGATGAAGCCAACCCTAGGAGATATCAGTAAGCACGATGGAAGTCGGGAAGCGATGACTACCGTCTTACATGTAGGTGGTGTTCAAGTAATTCAACTCGTTGCCATAGAGCTTCAAATCCTCCTTCATCCCACTCACATATGCCGCACTCGTCGCAGAGGAATCAAGAACCTTGGCCCAGTACGCAAGAAAAACGAATACCATGATGAGGCCATCGAGTTTCATGATCAGCCGCCGCTCCTCCGGAGTGTCGCTTGGAGAAAACCATTGGTACCACTTCTGCCGTGGCGTGTCAGTGGGCGCAAGTTCTGGGAGGGGCGCAGCGGTCTCAGCTGCTGTTTTCTCCGATTCGCCAGTTGTGAGTGCATGGTGCGGCGCTTTTTCAATCGGCATGGTCGCCATGTTTTGTGGCTTGCCCTGACAGCTTGGCAAAGGCTATTTGAAGAACGACAGTCATTCTTGGCTGATTTGTGCAGCCTTGTTGCTTTTCATTCATGCCCTAGCCCCTGGGCTAATTCAGCACGCAATGCCGATCTAGGATGACGAATGAGGGCATTCACGCCGATGATTGTACGAGAAATTACAACCCCAGTGCGAAAGCAACGTTACGGATAAATCCTCCGGAGGCAGAGTGAAAGAGGATTCAACCGTGTCGAACGTGATTCGTCACTCACCATGGTTAAATGTCGGCCAGCCTATTCCTTTCTCGCTTCTCCTTTATGCCAGCACAAAACATTCATAATCTTAAGCGATCTCTTGGAGCTTGTGGAGGTTTATCGAGCCAACCGGGGTTAATGGCGACTAGCTTATGTTAACAGCTACTTAAATCCCACCAGAAATTCTGTATGATGGCAGGTAACCTTTATCGTGGCGCGACAGAGAACAGACCCCACAAGCTACTCAACGCCGTAGATTGCTCGTCCATCATGTTGATTTGGCACACCGGGGGAGAAAGGGCATAACTCTCACATAGAGCTAAAGAGAATTTCTAGTTGCAACTTGAACAATAAAATAGATCAAAAAGAGATTTCACTGTAGCTTTAAATGCCATAAGCAGtcgaaaagaaataaagatgGTCTCACGAGGACAGTCGTGGTTTgggtctagggtagcagAGTGACGCGTGTAAATTTATCAACAAATACTCGACAGCGTGATGTTGTTTAGTATAATTTCAATGGGACATAGTTCCCAATGAACAGTTCTTTGATCGCATTGATTCAGGTTCAAATCGTGTTGGGGTGTTTCCGAGGGGAACACACAGCGATCCGGCTCCAAATCATGTGCCATACTCACTGAGTGCTTACCGCCTCATTCTTCGGTATGTCGGCCGTGAATCGCCTAACTGATTAGGGACTGCCACAATAGATAATCCTGGACACGAAAACACAGAGATGCCGTCTTAGGCAACATTATTAACCTTGTCAAGGTGGAGCTAGAGATTCCAGTAGGGCTGAGCTGGGGATCGGTTGAGATGAAGTGTCAGCCACGCGTTTCAGGGCAAATCCAATCAGCAAAACCCTTGCCAGCTCACCCTCACGCCATTGGTGCAATGGTCCGACGACAATGATTTTACATCTGATTCGTCGGCTATATCTGCCTCGGCAAAGATTCTGCGCCGTTGTACTCCGCCGCACCATCGAGAGCTTACCTTTAACAAGGGTCCCTTGCCGTTCAGAACTTTCAAGTTCGTCGCGGCGCGTTGGATGAGGCAGCAAAGAGAGTCAACTCATACTGTTTGTCGTAGAGAAACCTCATATATTCGCAGTGATATCTCTATCAGAGCTCCAAGTATTTTGTACTCAACCTTCATAGCTTGACCTCACTCTTATCTTGCTGGATGGTGCTGGCCACCAAAAGGCCCACCCTAGCTGCCCAGCCTCATCCGCAGCTGTCACTACGCAGCCGAACAGCATAGCCCACTGGCAGCATCGCGTGAGACAAATGTGGTCCTTCGCTACCCGAAGAAGGCATTCTCTGCGCATATTCTCATCTTGGATTGTTGTAGGCAACAACTGTAGGATCTCGTAGGATTTAAGCACTCCTGTGTTCCCATTTTTCTTTCTGTACTTTCGATCCCATCGTCCTCGCGGTGGCTCAAATTATTCCACGTCCTCAAAGCAGCTCCTGAGCTCGGAAGGACGCGTCTTTAAAGACGAAACATCCACTACAACTCGGCCGAGCATATTTGCAGGGCTGACACCATTCACAATGGCCAACCGTCGTCCAGATGTCCTTGATTACCCCACTGGGACAACAGTGCTTCGCATCTTCCAGGCCATCTTGAGTATCATCATTGTCATTGTTGTGTCCTTCACTGTCAGCGCCGGTATTTTTGCAGGGAATGGCCTCACG contains these protein-coding regions:
- a CDS encoding MFS domain-containing protein, with translation MATMPIEKAPHHALTTGESEKTAAETAAPLPELAPTDTPRQKWYQWFSPSDTPEERRLIMKLDGLIMVFVFLAYWAKVLDSSATSAAYVSGMKEDLKLYGNELNYLNTTYMVGFITLQVPLTVLMTRFSATYFIPGADLIWGVLTLVQYKVTNVQQLYVIRFFVGAAGSLFFPAVQWYLGCWYKRSELSRRGALFFIASQVGSMSSGYIQSGAYSSLNGRHGIEGWRWLYIICFACTIPVAVLGFVALPSHPNKSKPGILTEREIQLARERMASEHREPPKPLTIPVIRNVLSGWHFWVLVSFAFFFSQADGVSSQSGLALWLKAEGYGVESINTITTVSPAVTIVSSIICGILSDAYDAKVSLIAGTAFLNIFASIVLAIWHVPTGLKFFAFFLAGVWKTVDAPRYLIGYNWTIALDVCMVAMLFVLRSFWNRERKTLSTA